The following are encoded in a window of Litoribrevibacter albus genomic DNA:
- a CDS encoding phosphoglycolate phosphatase has product MTSVLNDLPTRLPSAILFDLDGTLLDSAADLTYAIGEMLESLGHPKVGIEKIVTWVGNGLQKLIERALVDAKLSLSEMSEIYLKAKEVFDRAYNEACETPSGLYPGVRELLSYCNELEIPIALITNKPEHYTHMLLNGLNLASYFGVIIGGDTLAEKKPSALPLLHAAKTLKVDISECWMVGDSASDVEAAKAAGCPVVGLTYGYNHGRPISVESPDWLCDSLKELQDRLVNLYSQSSALV; this is encoded by the coding sequence ATGACAAGCGTATTAAACGACCTTCCAACGCGCTTACCTAGCGCAATTTTGTTTGATCTTGATGGCACTCTGCTCGACAGTGCAGCTGATCTGACCTATGCCATAGGCGAAATGTTGGAGTCTCTAGGTCACCCAAAAGTCGGGATTGAGAAAATCGTTACTTGGGTGGGGAATGGCCTGCAAAAGTTGATTGAACGCGCCTTGGTGGATGCCAAGCTGAGTTTGTCTGAAATGTCGGAAATCTATCTGAAAGCGAAAGAAGTGTTCGATCGCGCATACAATGAAGCTTGTGAAACCCCGAGTGGTTTGTATCCTGGTGTGCGCGAGCTGTTGAGCTATTGTAATGAGTTAGAGATCCCCATTGCATTAATTACCAATAAGCCGGAACACTATACGCATATGTTGTTGAACGGCTTAAATTTGGCCTCTTATTTCGGTGTCATTATTGGCGGCGATACCTTGGCGGAGAAAAAACCGTCGGCATTGCCTTTATTGCATGCGGCTAAAACTCTCAAAGTAGACATTTCTGAATGTTGGATGGTTGGTGATTCGGCCTCTGATGTTGAGGCCGCAAAAGCCGCTGGCTGTCCGGTCGTTGGATTAACCTACGGTTATAATCATGGACGCCCGATTTCAGTGGAGTCGCCGGATTGGCTGTGTGATTCACTAAAAGAGTTGCAAGACAGGTTAGTAAACCTTTACTCTCAGTCTTCTGCACTCGTTTAA
- a CDS encoding anthranilate synthase component II, which produces MLVMIDNYDSFTYNVVQYLGELGADVRVFRNDEITIEEIEAMKPDHLVISPGPCTPNEAGISVEAIKHFAGKLPILGICLGHQSIGQAFGGDIIRAGEVMHGKTSPIRHLDSGVFEGLEQDFNATRYHSLVIDKHTIPDCLEITAWTENPDGSMDEIMGVRHKTLSIEGVQFHPESILTQHGHDMLRNFLKRTKH; this is translated from the coding sequence ATGCTAGTCATGATTGATAATTACGACTCCTTCACCTACAACGTGGTTCAGTACTTAGGTGAACTTGGCGCAGACGTACGCGTATTTCGTAACGACGAAATCACCATCGAAGAAATTGAAGCCATGAAACCGGATCACTTGGTGATCTCACCGGGGCCATGTACACCGAACGAAGCAGGCATTTCAGTAGAAGCCATCAAGCACTTTGCCGGCAAACTACCGATTCTTGGAATTTGTCTTGGTCACCAAAGTATTGGCCAAGCGTTTGGCGGTGACATCATTCGCGCTGGTGAAGTAATGCACGGTAAGACCTCGCCGATACGTCATTTGGACAGTGGTGTCTTTGAAGGTTTGGAGCAAGACTTCAATGCTACGCGTTATCATTCGTTGGTGATTGATAAGCACACCATTCCGGATTGCCTGGAAATTACTGCATGGACTGAAAACCCGGATGGCAGTATGGATGAAATCATGGGCGTGCGTCATAAGACGCTGTCGATTGAAGGCGTTCAGTTCCACCCAGAGTCGATTTTGACTCAACATGGACATGACATGCTTAGAAATTTCTTGAAGCGAACCAAACACTAA
- the sbcB gene encoding exodeoxyribonuclease I — MSYQGTFYWYDYETFGADARVDRISQFAGIRTDADLNIIGEPDMFYCRQAEDYLPDPIACLVTGITPQQANREGLSEVEFARRISDRFSEPGTCVLGYNSIRFDDEFTRNLFYRNFIDPYAREYKNGNSRWDLIDVVRLTHALRPEGIKWPKKEDGTTSFRLEELTVANGIGHENAHDALSDVYATIAIAKLVKDNVPKLFDYAFSLRNKQTVFETLSVGSNKPVLHISSMFGAERGCMALVLPLCADQTNANAIHSIDLSFDPDLLEGLSVEEIQRRVFTSQQELGETPRIPFKTIHANKSPMVVAAKMMTDELAQKWGHDLNLCRQNWKKWQSKAHLLPIIQQAFAFEGSEETDVDRMIYSGFFPRRDKEAMDYIGRSDIEQLDPNAFSFQDIRCPELLFRCRARSYPDALTDEERMKWEQHKYRALMEQNYGAPRCLSNYPELLNKAHLEFQDRADAQFLLEELMLYAQSIAPFDSF; from the coding sequence ATGAGTTATCAAGGCACCTTTTATTGGTATGACTATGAAACCTTTGGTGCCGATGCTCGGGTTGATCGAATTTCTCAGTTTGCGGGTATACGCACCGATGCCGATTTAAACATTATTGGTGAGCCTGACATGTTCTATTGTCGTCAGGCCGAAGATTATCTGCCTGACCCGATCGCTTGCCTGGTGACAGGTATTACCCCGCAGCAAGCTAATCGGGAAGGGCTATCGGAAGTGGAGTTCGCGCGACGCATTAGTGATCGATTCAGTGAACCGGGTACATGCGTACTAGGTTATAACTCCATTCGTTTTGATGATGAGTTCACCCGCAACCTGTTCTATCGCAATTTTATTGATCCCTATGCGCGTGAGTATAAGAACGGTAACAGTCGGTGGGACTTAATTGATGTGGTGCGTTTGACTCATGCGCTTCGCCCGGAGGGGATCAAGTGGCCTAAGAAAGAAGACGGCACGACCAGCTTCCGATTGGAAGAGCTGACGGTAGCCAATGGCATTGGCCATGAAAACGCGCACGATGCGTTATCAGACGTCTACGCCACTATCGCGATTGCCAAGTTAGTGAAAGATAACGTTCCCAAGCTGTTTGATTATGCATTTTCGCTAAGAAACAAGCAGACCGTTTTTGAAACCTTGTCGGTTGGTTCCAATAAACCTGTGCTGCATATTTCGTCCATGTTTGGTGCAGAGCGTGGTTGTATGGCGTTGGTGCTGCCTTTATGTGCCGATCAGACCAATGCCAATGCAATACATTCAATTGATTTGTCTTTTGACCCGGATTTACTGGAAGGGCTGTCGGTTGAAGAAATTCAACGACGGGTGTTCACCTCTCAACAAGAGTTAGGCGAAACGCCACGCATTCCCTTTAAAACCATTCATGCTAATAAATCACCGATGGTGGTGGCGGCGAAAATGATGACGGATGAGTTGGCTCAGAAATGGGGCCATGATCTGAATCTTTGTCGTCAGAACTGGAAAAAGTGGCAGTCAAAAGCGCATTTACTACCGATCATTCAACAGGCATTTGCTTTTGAGGGCAGCGAAGAAACGGATGTAGATCGTATGATTTACAGTGGCTTTTTCCCTCGTCGAGATAAAGAAGCCATGGATTACATCGGCCGTTCCGACATCGAGCAACTAGATCCTAATGCATTCAGTTTTCAGGATATCCGCTGTCCAGAGTTACTCTTTCGGTGCAGAGCCCGTAGTTACCCGGATGCACTGACGGACGAAGAACGCATGAAATGGGAGCAGCATAAGTATCGTGCGCTTATGGAGCAAAATTATGGTGCGCCTCGTTGTCTGTCCAATTATCCCGAGTTGCTTAATAAAGCACACTTGGAGTTCCAAGATAGAGCGGATGCGCAGTTTTTGCTCGAAGAATTGATGTTGTACGCTCAGTCTATCGCCCCTTTTGATAGCTTTTAG
- a CDS encoding DUF3530 family protein yields the protein MTQSALSLLLSIRRSMPDFRSITLGLLISVFSLCIATPEVYAEDPAGSSSSEPTSAETNDAATEETDQDNEDGENTPKRMTLTTKDWHDLERPKVSTDKTKIDLLLKEVDERELLKLQAGDEEFVGLFLEYNTPQPLGAVLILHDEGLHPDNNQLVAPLRKYLPDYGWNTLAIAIPEPDITPLPDRKWPAYPADFTLNPPMEDSIDEEAETDNASDDANKDENSSDTASDESTDDTANNEATADTASDGTADSNDTAAEPKGPTAQEITMMRIDAAIKDLINRGQLNIVLIGQGIGASWAVSYLESSGSQEMFTLVMVDPKLPKTESDKNYINTRIGEFGNLPIMDIISQQTQLSKSQAKERINIARRKQLPSFQQLFTRPVNDPWTEHHRIVKRVRGWLAQNAPGEEQPIR from the coding sequence ATGACTCAATCAGCGCTTTCCCTACTTTTATCGATACGTCGTTCAATGCCTGACTTTCGAAGCATCACTCTCGGTCTGTTAATCAGCGTATTCAGTCTCTGTATAGCCACGCCTGAGGTATACGCGGAAGATCCTGCAGGTTCCAGCAGTTCTGAACCAACATCAGCTGAAACCAATGACGCGGCCACAGAAGAAACCGATCAGGACAACGAAGACGGAGAAAATACTCCGAAAAGAATGACCCTCACCACGAAAGACTGGCACGACTTAGAGCGGCCAAAAGTATCCACCGACAAGACGAAAATTGACCTGTTACTGAAAGAAGTTGACGAACGCGAGTTATTAAAACTCCAAGCAGGTGATGAAGAATTCGTCGGTCTGTTCTTGGAATACAACACCCCACAACCGCTGGGGGCTGTCCTCATTCTTCATGACGAAGGATTACACCCGGATAATAATCAGTTAGTAGCACCGCTTAGGAAGTACCTGCCAGATTATGGCTGGAATACGCTGGCTATCGCTATCCCGGAACCCGATATAACACCACTACCAGATCGTAAGTGGCCAGCCTATCCTGCGGATTTCACTCTTAATCCTCCTATGGAAGACAGCATCGATGAAGAGGCTGAAACAGATAACGCGTCTGATGACGCCAACAAAGATGAAAACTCTTCAGATACAGCGTCTGACGAATCAACCGACGACACAGCAAATAATGAGGCAACAGCTGATACGGCGTCAGATGGAACAGCAGACTCTAACGACACAGCGGCAGAACCCAAAGGCCCAACTGCACAAGAAATCACGATGATGCGAATCGACGCTGCCATTAAAGATCTGATCAACCGGGGTCAACTGAACATCGTCCTGATCGGCCAAGGCATTGGCGCAAGCTGGGCCGTAAGCTATCTCGAATCTTCTGGCAGCCAGGAAATGTTCACCTTGGTAATGGTCGACCCCAAACTGCCTAAAACAGAGAGCGACAAGAATTACATCAATACTCGAATCGGGGAGTTTGGGAACTTGCCGATCATGGACATCATCAGTCAGCAAACCCAGCTTTCCAAGAGCCAGGCAAAAGAGCGCATTAACATTGCCCGCCGTAAACAGCTGCCCTCCTTCCAACAGTTATTTACACGCCCTGTCAATGATCCGTGGACAGAACACCACCGCATTGTGAAACGGGTGAGAGGTTGGTTAGCTCAAAACGCGCCCGGTGAAGAACAACCAATTCGATAA
- the murU gene encoding N-acetylmuramate alpha-1-phosphate uridylyltransferase MurU, translating into MTQPCVDCVAMILAAGKGTRMRPLTDHCPKPLLPVNGQPLIEWHLQKLKAAGVTQVVINASYLAHQIEDYIAQRSADGLNIQVINEGEEPLETAGGIANAKALLGANPFILINGDVWVDLDYRHLVTRAQTEEASGCLILVSNPEHNTRGDFGIGQSGRLVNLSCEPDATYTYSGLAVFDSALFESLSSEAGALGPHLRRWADDGRLSAEVFDGYWLDVGTPERLAELDEKLLSDSGGIQADGCRHG; encoded by the coding sequence ATGACCCAGCCTTGTGTCGATTGCGTCGCCATGATTCTTGCTGCAGGTAAAGGGACGCGCATGAGGCCGTTAACCGATCATTGCCCCAAACCGTTGCTACCAGTGAATGGGCAGCCCCTGATTGAATGGCATCTTCAGAAACTCAAAGCCGCCGGGGTGACTCAGGTGGTGATCAATGCCTCGTATCTCGCACACCAAATTGAAGATTACATTGCCCAACGTAGTGCCGACGGTTTGAATATCCAAGTGATTAATGAAGGTGAAGAACCGTTGGAAACAGCGGGTGGTATTGCCAATGCCAAGGCGTTACTTGGGGCTAACCCCTTCATTCTTATTAATGGCGATGTCTGGGTGGATCTGGATTATCGTCATTTGGTAACGCGGGCTCAAACCGAAGAGGCGAGCGGTTGTCTGATTTTGGTCTCCAACCCGGAACACAATACTCGGGGCGATTTTGGTATTGGCCAATCCGGTCGGTTGGTTAATCTTTCTTGCGAACCTGATGCTACTTATACCTACAGCGGTCTTGCTGTGTTTGATAGCGCGTTGTTTGAATCCCTCTCTTCCGAGGCGGGGGCTTTAGGCCCTCATCTTCGACGTTGGGCGGATGATGGTCGTCTGTCTGCCGAGGTCTTTGATGGTTACTGGTTGGATGTTGGAACACCGGAACGTTTGGCTGAACTCGATGAAAAGTTGCTGAGTGACTCCGGCGGTATTCAGGCTGACGGATGTCGTCATGGCTAA
- a CDS encoding aminoglycoside phosphotransferase family protein: MLSQAEKQWLDESLAYLSVKAVNQTEPAIEAMTGDASARQYYRIKVDARTFLFCRSLDTESNARFRLVASALEKAGVMAPLVFAFDDDLGVMLLSDLGNTLLVDVYQMNAHGQRYSIIHRVLNDLIRLAKMPDEYLMASDDPAVQLSTYNQALLDRDFGLFTEWCLGEALNLSPTQQEQAMLGEFAAQFQRSFTEQPQVWVHRDFHCRNLMLTDNDIGVIDFQDMVKGPVCYDLISLVYDAYWDIPADQKQAIVEDYHKLLTSEQMISVTLSDFLPWVAVTAMQRLIKVLGIFCRLSLRDGKMQYLADLPMVMQHLDHLHETYPEVWSEAWLFFWQSQVKPALATFLQSHHVK, encoded by the coding sequence ATGTTAAGCCAAGCAGAGAAGCAATGGTTGGATGAAAGTCTGGCGTATTTGTCGGTGAAGGCGGTTAACCAAACAGAGCCTGCTATCGAAGCGATGACAGGGGACGCCAGTGCCCGACAGTATTATCGAATCAAAGTAGATGCACGAACCTTCCTGTTTTGTCGCAGTCTGGATACAGAAAGCAACGCCCGATTTCGATTGGTTGCTTCGGCGTTAGAAAAAGCTGGGGTGATGGCTCCGCTAGTGTTTGCCTTTGATGATGATCTGGGGGTTATGTTGCTGTCGGACTTGGGTAACACCCTGCTGGTTGATGTCTACCAAATGAATGCTCACGGTCAGCGTTATAGCATTATCCACCGAGTATTGAATGATTTGATTCGTTTAGCAAAGATGCCTGATGAGTATTTGATGGCATCGGATGACCCGGCGGTTCAGCTCAGCACCTACAACCAGGCTTTGCTGGATCGGGACTTTGGCTTATTTACTGAATGGTGTCTCGGTGAAGCATTAAACCTGTCACCAACTCAGCAAGAGCAGGCTATGCTTGGTGAGTTCGCGGCGCAGTTTCAGCGCAGTTTTACAGAGCAACCTCAAGTATGGGTGCATCGGGACTTTCATTGCCGGAATTTGATGTTGACCGATAACGACATCGGCGTGATTGATTTTCAGGATATGGTCAAAGGTCCTGTGTGTTATGACCTGATTTCGTTGGTCTATGATGCCTACTGGGATATTCCGGCGGATCAAAAACAGGCCATCGTCGAGGACTACCATAAATTGCTGACTTCGGAGCAGATGATTTCTGTGACGTTGTCTGACTTCCTACCTTGGGTGGCCGTGACCGCTATGCAGCGTTTGATCAAAGTTCTGGGGATTTTCTGTCGATTAAGTTTGAGAGACGGAAAAATGCAGTACCTGGCGGATTTGCCAATGGTCATGCAGCACCTGGATCACCTTCATGAAACGTATCCTGAGGTCTGGTCTGAGGCTTGGTTGTTCTTTTGGCAATCTCAAGTGAAGCCGGCATTAGCGACCTTTTTGCAGAGTCATCATGTAAAATAG
- the trpD gene encoding anthranilate phosphoribosyltransferase, with protein MDIQQALSKVVDRIDLSTDEMQSVMTQVMTGEATPAQIGALLMGLRMKGETIEEITGAAKVMRQLASGVKVTGDHVVDTCGTGGDGANLFNVSTASAFVVAASGGTVAKHGNRSVSSKTGSADLLEAAGVNLQLDSEQVARAVEEIGVGFMFAPAHHGAMKHAIGPRKEMAMRTIFNMLGPLTNPAGVKNQVIGVFNKALCRPLAEVLKNLGSEHVLVVHSDDGLDEISVASKTFVAELNNGEITEYEITPEDCGVESQTLIGLSVNSAQESLDLINDALGKRETEAGQKAADIIALNAGAAIYAAGLAVNLKNGVEMAQDAIYSGLAKEKMIELASFTSALA; from the coding sequence ATGGACATTCAACAAGCATTATCCAAAGTTGTAGATCGAATTGATTTATCCACCGACGAAATGCAGTCGGTGATGACCCAGGTAATGACTGGTGAGGCAACGCCTGCGCAAATTGGTGCGTTGTTGATGGGGCTTCGTATGAAAGGCGAAACCATCGAAGAAATTACCGGAGCAGCGAAGGTAATGCGTCAATTGGCGTCTGGTGTCAAAGTGACAGGTGATCATGTGGTCGATACCTGTGGAACCGGCGGTGACGGTGCCAACCTGTTCAACGTGTCTACGGCGTCTGCGTTTGTTGTGGCCGCGTCAGGTGGTACGGTGGCGAAGCATGGTAATCGCAGTGTTTCCAGTAAAACCGGCAGTGCGGACTTACTTGAAGCGGCTGGTGTGAATCTACAATTGGATTCAGAACAAGTGGCTCGGGCGGTGGAAGAAATTGGTGTAGGTTTCATGTTTGCTCCGGCTCATCACGGTGCCATGAAGCATGCGATTGGCCCGCGTAAAGAGATGGCGATGCGTACTATCTTTAATATGCTTGGCCCGCTAACCAATCCGGCCGGTGTTAAGAATCAGGTCATTGGTGTCTTCAATAAAGCCTTGTGTCGCCCGTTGGCCGAGGTTCTTAAGAACCTGGGCAGTGAGCATGTATTAGTTGTTCATTCCGATGATGGCCTGGATGAAATTTCTGTGGCCAGCAAAACCTTTGTGGCTGAGTTGAACAACGGTGAAATCACTGAATATGAAATTACGCCAGAGGATTGCGGTGTCGAAAGCCAGACTCTGATTGGTTTGAGTGTGAATTCAGCCCAAGAGAGTCTGGATTTGATTAATGACGCATTAGGTAAGCGTGAAACGGAAGCGGGCCAAAAGGCGGCTGATATCATTGCACTTAATGCGGGCGCTGCTATTTATGCAGCCGGGTTAGCAGTCAACCTTAAAAATGGCGTTGAAATGGCACAAGACGCTATATACAGCGGTCTGGCCAAAGAGAAAATGATTGAACTGGCAAGCTTTACTTCTGCGTTAGCTTAG
- the trpE gene encoding anthranilate synthase component I, with protein MDKQEFLAFAQEGYNRVPVYREITADFDTPLSTYLKLAEGAYSYLFESVQGGEKWGRYSIIGLPSKTLLKVSGPNIEIIEQGQVTESFTKEDPLEFVEEFRERYKVPELDALPRFHGGLVGYFGYDTVRFIEKRLKDSVPEDDLNTPDILLMVSDELVVFDNLKGKLQLIVHADPANSDAFEQAQARLDELTDKLRKPLPAKIRNRLSAENAPGTDIEESDFKPRFEQDDFMASVEKIKEYILAGDVMQTVIAQRMSIPFEAEPMNLYRALRCLNPSPYMYFLNLGDFHIVGSSPEILARVDHGEVTVRPIAGTRRRGHTEEEDLALEQELLDDPKEIAEHLMLIDLGRNDAGRIAEIGTVKVTDQMVVERYSHVMHIVSNVTGQLKDGMSAMDVLRATLPAGTLSGAPKIRAMEIIDELEPVKRGIYGGAVGYVSWQDNMDTAIAIRTAVIKDKTLYIQAGAGVVADSVPRLEWKETMNKGRAVFKAVEMATKGLV; from the coding sequence ATGGACAAGCAAGAATTCTTAGCGTTTGCCCAAGAGGGCTATAATCGGGTTCCTGTGTATCGTGAGATCACAGCCGATTTCGATACTCCGCTGTCAACTTATCTTAAGTTGGCTGAAGGAGCTTACTCTTACCTCTTTGAATCAGTTCAAGGCGGTGAGAAGTGGGGACGCTATTCCATCATTGGCTTGCCTTCAAAAACATTACTCAAGGTTTCAGGCCCGAACATTGAAATCATCGAACAAGGGCAGGTGACAGAATCCTTCACCAAAGAAGATCCTCTGGAATTTGTAGAAGAGTTTCGTGAGCGCTATAAGGTGCCAGAGCTTGATGCGTTGCCACGGTTCCACGGTGGCTTGGTTGGCTACTTCGGTTACGACACGGTGCGCTTTATTGAAAAGCGCTTGAAAGATTCCGTGCCAGAAGACGACTTGAATACGCCGGACATCCTATTAATGGTGTCTGACGAGCTGGTGGTGTTTGATAACCTGAAAGGCAAGTTGCAGTTAATCGTTCATGCGGACCCTGCAAACAGCGATGCATTTGAACAAGCGCAAGCTCGTTTGGATGAGTTGACGGATAAGCTTCGTAAGCCGTTACCGGCGAAAATCCGTAATCGCTTGTCGGCGGAGAATGCACCGGGTACGGACATTGAAGAGAGCGATTTTAAACCACGTTTTGAACAAGACGACTTTATGGCGTCGGTCGAGAAGATTAAAGAATACATTCTTGCTGGGGATGTAATGCAAACGGTGATCGCGCAACGGATGTCGATTCCGTTCGAAGCAGAACCGATGAATCTGTACCGCGCACTGCGTTGTCTGAATCCTTCTCCTTATATGTATTTTCTGAATTTAGGTGACTTCCATATTGTGGGCTCGTCTCCTGAAATTCTGGCTCGGGTTGACCATGGTGAAGTGACGGTACGTCCGATCGCGGGCACGCGTCGTCGTGGTCATACCGAGGAAGAAGATTTAGCGCTAGAACAAGAGTTACTCGACGATCCTAAAGAGATTGCCGAGCACTTGATGTTGATCGACTTGGGTCGTAACGATGCCGGTCGTATTGCTGAAATCGGCACCGTCAAAGTGACCGACCAGATGGTGGTTGAGCGTTATTCTCATGTGATGCACATAGTGTCGAATGTGACTGGCCAGCTGAAAGACGGCATGAGTGCGATGGATGTCCTTCGTGCGACCTTACCGGCGGGTACCTTAAGTGGTGCACCAAAAATTCGTGCAATGGAAATCATTGATGAATTGGAGCCTGTGAAGCGTGGCATTTATGGTGGTGCGGTGGGATATGTGTCATGGCAGGACAACATGGATACCGCCATTGCGATTCGTACTGCAGTGATCAAAGACAAGACCTTATACATCCAGGCGGGTGCCGGTGTAGTGGCTGATTCTGTTCCTCGTCTTGAATGGAAAGAGACCATGAATAAAGGTCGAGCGGTATTTAAAGCGGTTGAAATGGCCACCAAAGGCCTCGTATAG
- the djlA gene encoding co-chaperone DjlA, whose product MAKWLALFVGGLIGNTINTAALVLLALAGYLFGVWLERRSDPLLRHRKYLSKDQEAFQHLLHYSTFMMMGYLAKADGRVSEQEIAAAEQVFDSFQLDANGRKDAIRLFNAGKHPQFQLDSILLPLASVSRRHRALMKVFLEIQARMVIADGGRGDQIRRRPFIMIAQRLGFSEQMASRILRRVSARAQARAASKQSVMTISDAYAMLEVREQCSAQELKRAYRKAMSEHHPDKLMSEGATEQMIQAATEQTQLIQEAYQIIQEARGR is encoded by the coding sequence ATGGCTAAGTGGTTAGCCTTATTTGTCGGCGGACTGATAGGTAATACCATTAATACTGCAGCCTTGGTGCTGCTTGCTCTGGCAGGGTATTTATTCGGCGTATGGTTGGAGCGTCGATCTGATCCTCTGTTACGCCATCGTAAGTATTTATCTAAAGATCAGGAAGCCTTTCAGCATCTGCTGCATTATTCCACGTTTATGATGATGGGCTATCTGGCGAAGGCCGATGGCCGTGTCAGCGAACAAGAAATCGCGGCGGCAGAACAAGTCTTTGATTCTTTTCAACTAGATGCCAATGGCCGTAAAGATGCCATTCGGTTGTTCAACGCAGGCAAACACCCTCAGTTTCAATTAGACAGTATCTTGCTGCCACTGGCGTCGGTGTCGAGGCGGCACAGAGCCTTAATGAAAGTGTTTTTGGAAATTCAGGCTCGGATGGTCATTGCGGATGGTGGTCGGGGGGACCAGATTCGGCGGCGACCTTTTATTATGATCGCTCAGCGCTTGGGATTTTCGGAACAAATGGCAAGCAGGATCTTGAGGCGGGTTAGTGCCCGTGCCCAAGCTCGGGCTGCTTCAAAACAATCCGTGATGACGATTTCAGACGCCTATGCGATGTTGGAAGTCCGCGAGCAATGTTCTGCTCAGGAGTTGAAACGGGCTTATCGTAAGGCCATGTCGGAACATCATCCCGACAAGTTGATGAGCGAAGGTGCGACGGAGCAAATGATTCAGGCCGCTACCGAGCAAACACAGTTGATTCAGGAAGCCTATCAAATCATTCAAGAAGCACGCGGTCGCTAA
- the rpe gene encoding ribulose-phosphate 3-epimerase, producing MKSFKIAPSILSADFARLGQDVDAVLEAGADIVHFDVMDNHYVPNLTIGPMVCKALRDYGVTAPIDVHLMVKPVDRIIGDFLEAGASYITFHPEGSEHVDRSLQLIKSAGCKAGLVFNPATPLHHMDYVMDKLDMVLLMSVNPGFGGQKFIPGTLDKLREARAKIDASGLDIRLEIDGGVNTQNIREIAEAGADTFVAGSAIFGADDYKSVIDIMRAELAKAGTKEA from the coding sequence ATGAAGTCATTTAAGATCGCTCCTTCCATTTTATCTGCGGATTTCGCACGTTTGGGTCAAGACGTGGATGCTGTCCTTGAAGCTGGGGCGGATATTGTCCATTTCGATGTGATGGATAACCACTATGTTCCTAATCTGACCATCGGTCCTATGGTGTGTAAAGCGCTTCGAGACTATGGTGTAACGGCACCGATTGATGTGCATTTGATGGTGAAGCCTGTAGATCGCATCATTGGTGATTTCCTTGAAGCAGGTGCTTCTTACATTACTTTCCATCCGGAAGGCTCAGAGCACGTCGATCGTTCTTTACAACTTATTAAGAGTGCGGGCTGTAAGGCCGGTTTAGTGTTTAACCCAGCAACGCCTCTGCATCACATGGATTATGTGATGGATAAACTCGACATGGTGTTGTTGATGTCTGTGAACCCTGGTTTTGGTGGTCAGAAGTTCATTCCAGGAACGTTGGATAAGCTTCGTGAAGCGCGCGCTAAAATCGATGCCTCTGGTTTGGATATCCGTCTGGAAATTGATGGCGGTGTGAACACTCAGAATATTCGTGAGATAGCAGAAGCGGGTGCAGATACCTTCGTTGCAGGATCTGCCATCTTTGGTGCGGACGATTATAAATCCGTGATCGATATCATGCGTGCAGAATTGGCGAAAGCCGGAACAAAAGAAGCATAA
- the trpC gene encoding indole-3-glycerol phosphate synthase TrpC, whose amino-acid sequence MNTPTILTKIVDRKREEIAERSKTVSLADLKAMSQDIAPARGFVKAIQTKLDQGHSAVIAEIKKASPSKGVLREHFVPADIAKSYEQAGAACMSVLTDADFFQGHEDYLKQARAACSLPAIRKDFLVDEYQIYEAKSIGADCVLLIVACLSQQQLADLTGLSHELGMDVLIEVHDGDELDVALTVDNPLVGINNRNLHTFEVSLDNTYQLLDRIPENRIVVTESGIHTTADVADMRAHQVNAFLVGEAFMRAENPGDELAKLFV is encoded by the coding sequence ATGAACACTCCTACCATTCTGACCAAAATTGTGGACCGTAAGCGTGAAGAAATTGCTGAACGTTCCAAGACCGTCTCTTTGGCAGATCTTAAAGCCATGTCTCAGGACATCGCGCCAGCTCGTGGTTTCGTAAAGGCCATTCAAACCAAGTTGGATCAAGGTCATTCAGCGGTGATTGCGGAGATCAAGAAGGCGTCGCCGAGCAAAGGCGTGCTTCGTGAGCACTTTGTGCCTGCGGACATTGCTAAAAGCTATGAGCAAGCGGGTGCGGCGTGTATGTCCGTACTGACTGATGCGGATTTTTTCCAGGGTCATGAAGATTATCTTAAACAAGCGCGAGCGGCGTGTTCATTGCCGGCGATTCGTAAGGATTTCCTGGTAGATGAGTATCAAATCTACGAAGCCAAAAGCATTGGCGCCGACTGTGTGTTGTTGATCGTCGCGTGTTTGTCGCAACAACAATTGGCGGATCTGACCGGTTTGAGTCATGAGTTGGGTATGGATGTGCTGATCGAAGTGCACGATGGTGACGAGCTGGATGTGGCTCTGACCGTTGATAACCCGCTGGTGGGCATCAATAACCGTAACTTGCACACCTTTGAAGTGTCCTTGGATAACACCTATCAATTGTTGGATCGTATTCCTGAAAACCGCATTGTAGTGACTGAAAGTGGTATTCATACCACGGCTGATGTGGCGGACATGCGTGCACATCAGGTGAATGCTTTCCTAGTGGGTGAGGCCTTCATGCGAGCTGAAAACCCAGGCGATGAGCTGGCTAAGTTGTTTGTCTAA